A region of the Salvia splendens isolate huo1 chromosome 11, SspV2, whole genome shotgun sequence genome:
AGTTGGATATGTTTCAGGTGATATATTGTGTGGTACTACTAATAAAATGAATTATGATTATTTTGTGGATGGAGGAAGTAGGActgtaggagtattatttagtttGAGGGTaaatttttgtgaaaaaaatttgaattgaaAATGATGATTTGGCaggaaaaatggaaaaaaactCATATCATAAAAGGTTTGAACAGTTTCATCCCCCATTTACAAGAAGAATGTCTTAACATAAATACACGTTTGTACATGAAAGCAGAGAAAGATACACGTATACTCCTATGTTTGTTCTATTTGGATTCTGACCCACTGTATGAAAGCAGGCTCTCATTAGCATAAGGATCCTTGGATCCTTTACTAGTTCCTTCATAGTTGTCTGATGTTGATGCAGATTCATTACTTGGATTCAGCCCTGCAAGATCCATGATCTTCTCTATCTCTTTCACCACCTCACTCATGTTCGGCCTACTACTCCCCGACTCCTCGACACACCTCAGCGCCATCTCAACGAACCTCTCCACGCTCCCTGGCGCCATGTTGGACGCCACTATGGGGTCCAGCATGGCCTCCAGGTTGTACAAGTTCTTGCTCTTGTCCAGCGCCTTCTTGATCTCCCTCACGATGTATTTCCCCTTCGCGATGGGGGTCCTAGACGTCAGAAGCTCCAGCATCACCACTCCAAAGCTGTAGACGTCACTCTTCTCGGTCAGCTGCTGCGTCATGTAGTACTCGGGGTCCAAGTAACCCTAGACAAAGAAACCAAATGCTCACAATCTTGAAGTTagtcaaaatttgaaatgtaCATGATATTCACCATTGTGCCTTTGACATTAGTGGTGAGATGACTCTTGTCCTGTTCAGACATTGGCTTACACTTTGAGAGACCAAAATCTGCTACTTTGGCATTCAAACGATGATCCAATAAGATGTTGTTTGATTTGATATCTCTATGTATGACGGGAGGGTTTGCTTCCTCGTGCAAATAGTGCACACCTCTCCCTGCCCCGAGTGCTATTTTCAGCCTTCTGCTCCAATCCAACCTGATCCCCGTTTTCCCTGCAACTCGAATCGAACCATCAGACCTCTAAACGTAAAGGAAAGAAACCTACATCAATCATCATCTACCTGTGAGACTGTTCTTCAACGTTCCGTTGGTGATGTACTCGTAGACCAGCATCTGTTCTCCCTTGTCGAAGCAAAAACCGACCAAACCAACGACATTTTTGTGATGAACCCTTGAGAGAAGCTCAATCTCAGTCTTGAACTCCAATGCCCCCTGTGTTGACCCTTGCTGAGCTCTTTTTATTGCAACTAGCTGCCCATTCACAAGTGTTCCTCTATACACCTAACCAAAATTAATACAAACATCAAATCTTCATTTTTGagcaatgaagtaaaatcatgaaaCAAGCATACCTTTCCATAACCACCACTTCCAATCTCATTGCTTGTAGAGAAGTTGTTGGTGAATTTCTTGATTTCCTCGAACGTGAAGCTTCTGCCTCCTTTCAGCTGTGGGACTCCGCCACTGTCTGTTTTGGGGTCCCATGATCCTGCAAGAACCAACTCACCAAGACTGTCATATTCATATACATACCCTATGTATGGGGATGTGTATATATGTTAACATACCAAATGGATCACTCCTTTTGGAAGCTGATTTGGCTATTTTCTTCTGACGGAATGCATAAACTCCGGCCACCAGCAGCAACAGAAGCAGAACGAATGCACCAAGTGTGGCTCCTATAATGACACCCGTGCTTATACTTGATTTATGCGAACCTGCAGTGTATCCTGCCATCCCAAACAATGCATTCTTAGCATGCATGTATGCCATGATCAATTTTGTGTTACTGTTTACCTGCAAAGTATTGGTATGCGTTTCCGTGGAAAACAAAGGGTCCAAACTCATGTGGGGGCTTGAAAGTCTGATTACTTAGCATGAAGCCTATTCTTTCAATCCCTGTCCAGTTGAAGTAAAGCTGACTGTAGGGGAAGATATCAAGATGCAACTGAAAATAGCCAACGGAATCCTTCACCGGACTAGATAGTGAAACTGAGTCCACTGGTTGGTTGTGAGACT
Encoded here:
- the LOC121755964 gene encoding leucine-rich repeat receptor protein kinase HPCA1-like isoform X4 produces the protein MSNWDNHPPNWNGADPCGSGWDGITCTNDRVQSITLASLNLSGQLASDIEKLSELQILDLSYNKGITGELPSSIGNLNNLTSLIVVGCGFSGQIPPSIGSLQKLVYLSLNLNNFVGQIPASIGNIPNLFWLDIADNKLTGSIPVSKGSTPGLDMLVTTKHFHFGGNLLSGEIPSQLFTSELTLKHLLLENNRFTGRIPTTLGLVRSLEVIRLDRNLLIGAVPGNLNNLSSVQTLHLENNKLTGPLPNLTSMDSLNYADLSNNSFEATDVPPWFSSLQYLTSLIMENTHIRGELPDSLFSLSQLQTVLVSYYLHNLGFVWENYATFLLYRISVLRRNQINGTLTIGSNRNNQLKLIDLQNNFIDAFPASDDYSTVEIILVGNPICEEGITEDYCTISNDRSNDTYTSPQQNCTPLQCSKYQILSPTCQCAYPYSGTLTFRAPSFSNYGNNSVYESLEQALMKSFKSHNQPVDSVSLSSPVKDSVGYFQLHLDIFPYSQLYFNWTGIERIGFMLSNQTFKPPHEFGPFVFHGNAYQYFAGYTAGSHKSSISTGVIIGATLGAFVLLLLLLVAGVYAFRQKKIAKSASKRSDPFGSWDPKTDSGGVPQLKGGRSFTFEEIKKFTNNFSTSNEIGSGGYGKVYRGTLVNGQLVAIKRAQQGSTQGALEFKTEIELLSRVHHKNVVGLVGFCFDKGEQMLVYEYITNGTLKNSLTGKTGIRLDWSRRLKIALGAGRGVHYLHEEANPPVIHRDIKSNNILLDHRLNAKVADFGLSKCKPMSEQDKSHLTTNVKGTMGYLDPEYYMTQQLTEKSDVYSFGVVMLELLTSRTPIAKGKYIVREIKKALDKSKNLYNLEAMLDPIVASNMAPGSVERFVEMALRCVEESGSSRPNMSEVVKEIEKIMDLAGLNPSNESASTSDNYEGTSKGSKDPYANESLLSYSGSESK
- the LOC121755964 gene encoding leucine-rich repeat receptor protein kinase HPCA1-like isoform X3, with protein sequence MLWPIHLSCLLSFLPLLGVVALTNTNDFVALKALMSNWDNHPPNWNGADPCGSGWDGITCTNDRVQSITLASLNLSGQLASDIEKLSELQILDLSYNKGITGELPSSIGNLNNLTSLIVVGCGFSGQIPPSIGSLQKLVYLSLNLNNFVGQIPASIGNIPNLFWLDIADNKLTGSIPVSKGSTPGLDMLVTTKHFHFGGNLLSGEIPSQLFTSELTLKHLLLENNRFTGRIPTTLGLVRSLEVIRLDRNLLIGAVPGNLNNLSSVQTLHLENNKLTGPLPNLTSMDSLNYADLSNNSFEATDVPPWFSSLQYLTSLIMENTHIRGELPDSLFSLSQLQTVVLRRNQINGTLTIGSNRNNQLKLIDLQNNFIDAFPASDDYSTVEIILVGNPICEEGITEDYCTISNDRSNDTYTSPQQNCTPLQCSKYQILSPTCQCAYPYSGTLTFRAPSFSNYGNNSVYESLEQALMKSFKSHNQPVDSVSLSSPVKDSVGYFQLHLDIFPYSQLYFNWTGIERIGFMLSNQTFKPPHEFGPFVFHGNAYQYFAGYTAGSHKSSISTGVIIGATLGAFVLLLLLLVAGVYAFRQKKIAKSASKRSDPFGSWDPKTDSGGVPQLKGGRSFTFEEIKKFTNNFSTSNEIGSGGYGKVYRGTLVNGQLVAIKRAQQGSTQGALEFKTEIELLSRVHHKNVVGLVGFCFDKGEQMLVYEYITNGTLKNSLTGKTGIRLDWSRRLKIALGAGRGVHYLHEEANPPVIHRDIKSNNILLDHRLNAKVADFGLSKCKPMSEQDKSHLTTNVKGTMGYLDPEYYMTQQLTEKSDVYSFGVVMLELLTSRTPIAKGKYIVREIKKALDKSKNLYNLEAMLDPIVASNMAPGSVERFVEMALRCVEESGSSRPNMSEVVKEIEKIMDLAGLNPSNESASTSDNYEGTSKGSKDPYANESLLSYSGSESK